The following coding sequences are from one Schizosaccharomyces osmophilus chromosome 1, complete sequence window:
- a CDS encoding SMN complex subunit Yip11/Gem2, with translation MSMKRKRIFHHPQATAPLSDETNQRCAFPEVVENQGNLQDVQIPLDGLDYLAAVRKEAMSLNSFKSASIQPEKSETKSHNPLYKEVTQPVCSPEPLLKDLYHMVEKHNKKLTTYPPHLLLDSSTLPSTLQGWRQTIANEKPSWAFVASTDLATILNIFENCAYWLENDTLDVQSQWLFCFCCKLPDILNGEDVSTLRSALRSLRSTHTTFPSIQTSASTLNAVLVFRYGQSDLL, from the exons ATGtcaatgaaaagaaagcgtATTTTCCATCATCCTCAGGCGACGGCACCATTGAGTGACGAAACAAACCAACGATGCGCATTCCCAGAAGTAGTTGAGAATCAAGGCAATTTGCAAGATGTTCAAATACCTCTCGATGGTTTAGACTATCTTGCTGCCGTAAG AAAAGAAGCCATGTCtctcaattcttttaaaagcGCAAGTATACAACCAGAAAAATCAGAGACCAAATCTCATAATCCTCTGTACAAAGAAGTTACACAGCCCGTCTGCTCTCCAGAGCCTCTCTTGAAGGATCTTTATCATATGGTGGAAAAACATAACAAAAAGTTAACCACCTACCCTCCGCATTTGTTGTTAGACAGTTCCACATTACCTAGTACTTTACAAGGATGGAGACAAACTATAGCAAACGAAAAGCCTTCGTGGGCTTTTGTAGCGAGTACTGACTTAGCTACTATTCtgaatatttttgaaaattgtGCTTACTGGTTGGAAAATGATACCCTTGATGTTCAG TCTCAGTggctgttttgtttttgctgcAAACTACCGGATATTTTGAACGGCGAAGATGTATCTACGTTGAGATCTGCTTTGCGCTCGTTGAGAAGTACACATACTACCTTCCCGTCTATTCAAACATCAGCTTCTACTTTGAATGCTGTTTTGGTATTTCGTTATGGTCAGAGCGATCTGCTATAG
- the pex12 gene encoding peroxisomal ubiquitin-protein ligase E3 Pex12 codes for MESPSLLEVLQVQEIDELILPSIKYIFAYFTHRYPRHLLRVYNSLDDFYNVLKVVIEYRSLKKWNCTSVERRFQLKRVKYVKNAESLASLFPEEVNSAVKLSQMGILTKIFLSYCAPYLISKFNTLSDSTRFLELNINYNTEHNSTESEGHGRPSVFRTFCSKILSKLKRLSTILKFTFQLASKFYKNLRWIYYLLFALGIIPFSNPVDHLLKQRLVYDTRISNITSEKAPNLYALPSLLDNSMNIFLSLVQVLDWWQTNDYATQIKKGRVAFTELEPPELSVKNTSLTKNICRICGHTIKNPAVLTTGFVFCYPCIQSWLKDNPFICPVTKLNLIRKENSFWRIMV; via the exons ATGGAAAGCCCATCTTTGCTAGAGGTTCTTCAAGTGCaagaaattgatgaattgaTTTTACCATCtataaaatatatttttgcT TATTTCACACATAGATATCCTAGACATTTATTACGTGTCTACAACTCCCTGGACGATTTTTAtaatgttttgaaagtcGTTATTGAATATCGAAGCCtaaaaaaatggaattgTACATCGGTTGAAAGGAGGTTTCAATTGAAGCGAGTCAAATATGTGAAAAACGCAGAAAGTCTAGCTAGTCTGTTTCCGGAAGAAGTTAATTCAGCTGTTAAGCTGAGTCAAATGGGTATTTTAacgaaaatttttttgagc TATTGTGCGCCATACTTAATTTCTAAATTTAATACGTTGTCGGATAGTACAAGGTTTCTAGAGTTGAATATCAATTACAATACGGAACATAACAGCACAGAGAGTGAAGGTCATGGACGTCCAAGTGTTTTTCGGACCTTTTGCTCAAAGATCCTATCAAAACTGAAGAGACTCTCGACCATATTGAAGTTTACGTTTCAATTAGCATCCaagttttacaaaaatctTCGATGGATTTATTACCTGCTATTTGCTTTGGGTATAATTCCATTCTCCAATCCTGTCGATCATTTATTAAAGCAACGTCTTGTTTACGATACCAGGATTTCCAACATTACTTCCGAAAAAGCACCTAATTTGTATGCGCTTCCTTCACTTCTAGACAACTCGATGAATATTTTCCTATCACTAGTCCAGGTTTTAGACTGGTGGCAGACAAATGATTATGCCACTCAAATTAAGAAAGGAAGAGTCGCATTTACTGAGCTTGAACCACCAGAACTTTCTGTCAAGAATACATCTCTCACAAAGAACATTTGTAGAATTTGTGGCCACACTATTAAAAACCCGGCCGTTTTAACTACCGGCTTTGTATTTTGCTATCCATGCATCCAGAGCTGGCTTAAGGATAATCCCTTCATATGCCCGGTCacaaaattgaatttaatcagaaaagaaaattcattttggaGGATAATGGTGTAA